The genomic stretch AGCGGTTCCAGACCTCCCGCATGATTTCATCAAGCGCGTGCCCGCGCGCGCAGCCGATCGCGGCCGCGTAGTGCGTCCTCAACATATGCCCTCGTCCTTCCATTTGAAGGACATGACGGCGAGGACGGCAGGCACGGCGCTCCCGTTTCCGCAAGAATCAATCTTGCGAATTGGAGTGCTCTAGCGTAGATAGGGGGAGACTTATCGGCCCCGGCTCTACGGTGTGTCTGACGGCCTACAAAAACGCTCGACCGTTGGCGCGGTCGGGCGTTTTGCCGTTATGTCCCTTGCTTCGCTTCGATATAGAACCTCAACGCTTCTTCGATGATCGGCGCGCGAGCTGACGCGCCCCGTTGCTCCTTGATCCTGTCGATTGCCTCGACAAGCTCGCCCGGAACATAGGTATTCAACGCCACGCGGCCGGCCGCGATCTGCCGCGCCCTGTGGGCGGCAACGCCCCTGCGAATCTCTTCCGCGCGTTCCTTCATGTTTACAACTAAGAGCAAGCCGCCCGATTCTGCAATCCCTTGCGGAAGGAACCGGGAAACTAGGGCCGGCAGCTAAACGTAGTAACGTCAATGCGTATTCACGTTATTGCGTTCTATAGCCCGGTAGAGCGTGGCGCGATGCACCCCCAAAAGCCGGGCGACTTCCGCCACCGGCTTCTTGTCCTCATGGATGAGCTGGCGGGCGTGGGCGATCTGCTCGGCCGACAGGGCAGGGGAAGGACCAAACCGCACACCTCGGGCCTTCGCCGCGATCCGGCCGGCGCTCGTGCGGTCCACGATCAAGCTGCGCTCGAAATCCGCGATGCCGGCGAACACGGTCAACACCATGCGCCCGGCCGGC from Thalassobaculum sp. OXR-137 encodes the following:
- a CDS encoding ribbon-helix-helix protein, CopG family; the encoded protein is MKERAEEIRRGVAAHRARQIAAGRVALNTYVPGELVEAIDRIKEQRGASARAPIIEEALRFYIEAKQGT